The following coding sequences lie in one Phalacrocorax aristotelis chromosome 2, bGulAri2.1, whole genome shotgun sequence genomic window:
- the VSTM2A gene encoding V-set and transmembrane domain-containing protein 2A isoform X2 has protein sequence MMGIFLAYVGFIFFSVMYIQQGLSTQAKFTEFPRNVTATEGQNVEMSCAFQSGSASVYLEIQWWFLRATEDQEAGAEVTGTQVELLPERDLDSDGTKISTVKVQGNDISHKLQISKVRKKDEGLYECRVTDANYGDLQEYKAQAFLKVNANSHSRRMQAFEASPMWLQDMKPRKNISAAVPSSIHNSANQRVRATSSPEAAAKIPKQSPQSGARIATSHGLSVLLLVCGFVKGALL, from the exons ATGATGGGGATCTTTTTAGCTTATGTTggattcattttcttttcagttatgtATATTCAACAAGGACTTTCTACCCAAG caaaatTCACTGAGTTTCCCCGAAATGTCACGGCCACTGAAGGGCAGAATGTGGAGATGTCTTGTGCTTTCCAAAGTGGCTCTGCTTCGGTGTACCTCGAAATCCAGTGGTGGTTTCTGCGGGCCACTGAGGACCAAGAGGCTGGAGCTGAGGTGACAGGCACCCAG GTGGAGCTGCTGCCCGAGCGGGACCTGGACAGCGACGGCACCAAGATCAGC ACAGTGAAAGTACAAGGGAATGACATCTCCCACAAGCTGCAGATCtcaaaagtgaggaaaaaggaTGAAGGCTTGTATGAGTGCAGGGTGACCGATGCCAACTATGGAGACCTTCAGGAATACAAGGCCCAGGCATTTCTCAAAGTCAACGCTAACAGCCACTCTCGGCGAATGCAAGCCTTTGAGGCATCTCCAATGTGGTTGCAAGATATGAAACCTCGCAAAAACATCTCAGCAGCTGTTCCAAGTAGCATCCATAACTCTGCCAATCAGCGTGTGCGCGCCACCTCCAGCCCTGAAGCAGCAGccaaaatccccaaacaaaGTCCACAATCAG GTGCGAGGATAGCTACAAGCCATGGACTTTCTGTCCTGCTTCTTGTTTGTGGCTTTGTGAAGGGTGCTTTGCTTTAA
- the VSTM2A gene encoding V-set and transmembrane domain-containing protein 2A isoform X1, whose translation MMGIFLAYVGFIFFSVMYIQQGLSTQAKFTEFPRNVTATEGQNVEMSCAFQSGSASVYLEIQWWFLRATEDQEAGAEVTGTQVELLPERDLDSDGTKISTVKVQGNDISHKLQISKVRKKDEGLYECRVTDANYGDLQEYKAQAFLKVNANSHSRRMQAFEASPMWLQDMKPRKNISAAVPSSIHNSANQRVRATSSPEAAAKIPKQSPQSAKSKSPVKSTERTAKLTLTSNHHSAPNVL comes from the exons ATGATGGGGATCTTTTTAGCTTATGTTggattcattttcttttcagttatgtATATTCAACAAGGACTTTCTACCCAAG caaaatTCACTGAGTTTCCCCGAAATGTCACGGCCACTGAAGGGCAGAATGTGGAGATGTCTTGTGCTTTCCAAAGTGGCTCTGCTTCGGTGTACCTCGAAATCCAGTGGTGGTTTCTGCGGGCCACTGAGGACCAAGAGGCTGGAGCTGAGGTGACAGGCACCCAG GTGGAGCTGCTGCCCGAGCGGGACCTGGACAGCGACGGCACCAAGATCAGC ACAGTGAAAGTACAAGGGAATGACATCTCCCACAAGCTGCAGATCtcaaaagtgaggaaaaaggaTGAAGGCTTGTATGAGTGCAGGGTGACCGATGCCAACTATGGAGACCTTCAGGAATACAAGGCCCAGGCATTTCTCAAAGTCAACGCTAACAGCCACTCTCGGCGAATGCAAGCCTTTGAGGCATCTCCAATGTGGTTGCAAGATATGAAACCTCGCAAAAACATCTCAGCAGCTGTTCCAAGTAGCATCCATAACTCTGCCAATCAGCGTGTGCGCGCCACCTCCAGCCCTGAAGCAGCAGccaaaatccccaaacaaaGTCCACAATCAG CAAAGAGCAAATCGCCTGTAAAATCCACGGAGCGGACAGCAAAGTTGACCCTAACCTCCAACCACCACTCTGCACCCAATGTACTCTAA
- the VSTM2A gene encoding V-set and transmembrane domain-containing protein 2A isoform X3, with the protein MMGIFLAYVGFIFFSVMYIQQGLSTQAKFTEFPRNVTATEGQNVEMSCAFQSGSASVYLEIQWWFLRATEDQEAGAEVTGTQVELLPERDLDSDGTKISTVKVQGNDISHKLQISKVRKKDEGLYECRVTDANYGDLQEYKAQAFLKVNANSHSRRMQAFEASPMWLQDMKPRKNISAAVPSSIHNSANQRVRATSSPEAAAKIPKQSPQSVHAKTFMGTRANLAS; encoded by the exons ATGATGGGGATCTTTTTAGCTTATGTTggattcattttcttttcagttatgtATATTCAACAAGGACTTTCTACCCAAG caaaatTCACTGAGTTTCCCCGAAATGTCACGGCCACTGAAGGGCAGAATGTGGAGATGTCTTGTGCTTTCCAAAGTGGCTCTGCTTCGGTGTACCTCGAAATCCAGTGGTGGTTTCTGCGGGCCACTGAGGACCAAGAGGCTGGAGCTGAGGTGACAGGCACCCAG GTGGAGCTGCTGCCCGAGCGGGACCTGGACAGCGACGGCACCAAGATCAGC ACAGTGAAAGTACAAGGGAATGACATCTCCCACAAGCTGCAGATCtcaaaagtgaggaaaaaggaTGAAGGCTTGTATGAGTGCAGGGTGACCGATGCCAACTATGGAGACCTTCAGGAATACAAGGCCCAGGCATTTCTCAAAGTCAACGCTAACAGCCACTCTCGGCGAATGCAAGCCTTTGAGGCATCTCCAATGTGGTTGCAAGATATGAAACCTCGCAAAAACATCTCAGCAGCTGTTCCAAGTAGCATCCATAACTCTGCCAATCAGCGTGTGCGCGCCACCTCCAGCCCTGAAGCAGCAGccaaaatccccaaacaaaGTCCACAATCAG TGCATGCCAAGACATTCATGGGCACCAGAGCCAACCTGGCGAGctaa